A genomic region of Trifolium pratense cultivar HEN17-A07 linkage group LG3, ARS_RC_1.1, whole genome shotgun sequence contains the following coding sequences:
- the LOC123916797 gene encoding transmembrane protein 18-like isoform X1 codes for MSIEELKSVMEEHFDLMSDLVQKISSELSSNLRPAYDNFLGFFHAIDWKEPWLLGLLTFHVVLLLVTIISRRNTNFQMFLFLLTLAGVYLAERLNSFLGGNWKNFSSQNYFDPSGVFMSVLWSGPLLALAMIILINTLFSLCYLIVKWKRAELRHRARAARSKQE; via the exons A TGTCGATCGAGGAGCTGAAATCTGTTATGGAAGAACATTTTGATCTTATGTCAGATCTTGTTCAGAAAATTTCTTCTGAACTTAGTTCTAACCTTCGTCCTGCTTACGATAACTTTTTGGGTTTTTTTCATGCCATTGATTGGAAG gaACCCTGGCTACTGGGATTGTTAACATTCCATGTTGTATTGCTGCTTGTAACTATCATCTCTAGGAGGAATACCAACTTTCAGATGTTCTTGTTCCTTTTGACGT TGGCTGGTGTATATCTTGCTGAGAGACTGAATAGTTTTTTGGGGGGAAATTGGAAAAACTTCTCTAGTCAAAACTATTTTGATCCAAGTGGAGTATTTATGTCGGTTCTTTGGTCTGGACCTCTTCTTGCATTGGCTATGATAATCCTG ATCAATACACTCTTTTCTCTGTGTTACTTGATTGTTAAGTGGAAAAGAGCTGAACTAAGACATCGTGCAAGGGCTGCTCGTAGTAAACAAGAATAA
- the LOC123916797 gene encoding transmembrane protein 18-like isoform X2 → MEEHFDLMSDLVQKISSELSSNLRPAYDNFLGFFHAIDWKEPWLLGLLTFHVVLLLVTIISRRNTNFQMFLFLLTLAGVYLAERLNSFLGGNWKNFSSQNYFDPSGVFMSVLWSGPLLALAMIILINTLFSLCYLIVKWKRAELRHRARAARSKQE, encoded by the exons ATGGAAGAACATTTTGATCTTATGTCAGATCTTGTTCAGAAAATTTCTTCTGAACTTAGTTCTAACCTTCGTCCTGCTTACGATAACTTTTTGGGTTTTTTTCATGCCATTGATTGGAAG gaACCCTGGCTACTGGGATTGTTAACATTCCATGTTGTATTGCTGCTTGTAACTATCATCTCTAGGAGGAATACCAACTTTCAGATGTTCTTGTTCCTTTTGACGT TGGCTGGTGTATATCTTGCTGAGAGACTGAATAGTTTTTTGGGGGGAAATTGGAAAAACTTCTCTAGTCAAAACTATTTTGATCCAAGTGGAGTATTTATGTCGGTTCTTTGGTCTGGACCTCTTCTTGCATTGGCTATGATAATCCTG ATCAATACACTCTTTTCTCTGTGTTACTTGATTGTTAAGTGGAAAAGAGCTGAACTAAGACATCGTGCAAGGGCTGCTCGTAGTAAACAAGAATAA